The genomic segment cactctcagcaatggacagatcatggagacagaaactaaacagagacaaagtgaaactaacaaaagttataaaccaaatggacctaacagatatttatagaatatttcatctctctcactatgtcagatGGTATCTTATAAGGGcttttaaatatctttctttctttctttctttctttctttctttctttctttctttctgagtttttgaTACAGAGTTGTTTTTTNNNNNNNNNNNaaaaaaaaaaaaaaaaaaagcccaaaggcTTGTGACGTGGCCTTTGAGGCCGTGTGCAAAGCTCATGGAACGTCACAGAGGCCTGCCAGGAGTAGCTGCCATTTCCATCTAAGCCATCCTAGGCAGGTAGCCTCAAGGCTCCGTGGCAGCGGTGTGTGTGGGCCTGCTCACCGGAAGATCTCACCGTACCCATGAGCAGTAAAAGTTGCTTCAAGTGTGGACGCTCTGGCCACTGGGCCCGGGAGTGTCCTAAGGGAGGAACTCGAGGGCGAACAGGAAGAGGTCGTACCAGAGGTTCCCAGTGCAGCACGGCCAGCCAGTCCGATGTTTGTTATCGCTGTGGTGAAACAGGTCACTATGCCAAGGACTGTGATCTTCTCCAGGACACCTGCTACAACTGCGGGAAAAGAGGCCACATAGCTAAGGAATGTACCCAGGCTAAACGAGAGAGGGAGCAGT from the Mastomys coucha isolate ucsf_1 chromosome X, UCSF_Mcou_1, whole genome shotgun sequence genome contains:
- the Zcchc13 gene encoding zinc finger CCHC domain-containing protein 13 codes for the protein MSSKSCFKCGRSGHWARECPKGGTRGRTGRGRTRGSQCSTASQSDVCYRCGETGHYAKDCDLLQDTCYNCGKRGHIAKECTQAKREREQCCYICSRPGHLARDCDRQEEQKCYTCGEFGHIQKDCTQIKCYRCGENGHMAVNCSKTSEVSCYRCGESGHLARECSIEATA